Proteins encoded within one genomic window of Nitrospina gracilis 3/211:
- a CDS encoding DsbA family protein, giving the protein MKRFIPLLILVVSFIATPAMADGPNIAGHYKIIGDLKNLENIKQIEIMEFFNYSCGHCYGFLDESKRLHKQFKGQLLHKKQPIYWGQQTPYPAMAFYIADEQGMEEKFTKTLFDTNFQLGVNVFQPRVISMLSQDFGIQAAMTEGMKSPRIRNKVQKSLQLAQEFGVDETPTIIINETLKVTPSLSGGDVKKMTDNLIVIFNDILKK; this is encoded by the coding sequence ATGAAACGATTCATCCCGCTTCTCATCCTGGTTGTCAGCTTCATCGCCACACCGGCTATGGCCGACGGACCGAACATCGCCGGGCATTACAAAATCATCGGCGACCTGAAAAACCTGGAAAACATCAAGCAGATCGAAATCATGGAGTTTTTCAATTACTCCTGCGGCCACTGTTACGGATTCCTGGATGAATCCAAACGCCTGCACAAACAGTTCAAAGGCCAGCTGTTGCACAAGAAGCAACCAATCTACTGGGGCCAGCAGACCCCCTACCCCGCAATGGCGTTCTACATCGCCGACGAGCAGGGGATGGAAGAAAAATTCACCAAGACTCTGTTTGATACCAACTTTCAACTGGGTGTGAACGTGTTCCAGCCGCGCGTGATCAGCATGCTGTCGCAGGATTTCGGCATTCAGGCAGCCATGACGGAGGGAATGAAGTCGCCGCGCATCCGCAACAAGGTGCAAAAGTCGTTGCAGTTGGCGCAGGAGTTCGGCGTGGATGAGACGCCGACCATCATCATCAACGAAACTTTGAAGGTGACGCCCAGCCTTTCAGGCGGCGATGTGAAAAAAATGACGGACAACCTGATCGTGATTTTCAACGACATTCTGAAAAAGTGA
- a CDS encoding DUF4399 domain-containing protein → MSKLFFKLHVTLLSLLVLTAGTALAGTRAIAISEPSNGATVQNPVKVCLVTHNVTVEPAKKGVNDGKGHHHILVDADLPKDLSQPIGKDAQHIHMGDGSTCKEIRLEPGMHVIRGLFAQGNHVPYNPPITATVIVNVQ, encoded by the coding sequence ATGAGCAAGCTGTTTTTCAAGTTGCATGTCACATTGCTGAGCCTTCTGGTCCTGACGGCGGGCACCGCCCTGGCGGGAACCCGCGCCATCGCCATCAGCGAGCCGTCCAACGGCGCCACGGTGCAGAACCCGGTAAAAGTGTGCCTGGTCACGCACAACGTCACCGTGGAACCCGCCAAAAAGGGGGTCAATGACGGCAAAGGGCATCACCACATTCTGGTGGATGCCGATCTTCCCAAAGACCTGAGCCAGCCCATCGGCAAAGACGCCCAGCATATCCACATGGGTGATGGTTCCACCTGCAAGGAGATCCGTCTGGAGCCGGGCATGCATGTCATCCGGGGCTTGTTCGCCCAGGGAAATCATGTTCCGTACAATCCTCCGATCACCGCGACGGTGATTGTCAACGTTCAGTAA
- a CDS encoding DHH family phosphoesterase gives MEIITTHISADFDCVAAMVATQKLYPGAHMVFSSSVENPVQDYLRAFGNPFQFTRAKDVDLDRVTRLIVVDTQDADRIGPFKALLDRKDVEVHVYDHHLDMAKPLRADKAVVRNRGSSATILCEELAERGIALTEFEATLMILGIYQDTHSLVSSSTTPEDFYAVGQMVKLGADLQAVSQFVEGRLNQEQRDVMKALSQSLEVNTYNG, from the coding sequence ATGGAAATCATCACCACGCATATCAGCGCGGACTTTGACTGTGTGGCGGCGATGGTTGCCACCCAGAAACTGTATCCCGGCGCACACATGGTGTTCTCGTCTTCGGTCGAGAACCCCGTACAGGACTACCTGCGCGCGTTTGGCAACCCCTTCCAGTTCACGCGCGCGAAGGACGTGGACCTCGACCGGGTCACGCGCCTGATCGTGGTCGACACGCAGGATGCAGACCGAATCGGTCCCTTCAAAGCCCTCCTCGATAGAAAAGACGTCGAAGTCCACGTCTACGATCACCACCTCGATATGGCCAAACCCCTGCGTGCCGACAAGGCAGTGGTGCGCAACCGGGGGTCCTCCGCCACCATCCTGTGCGAAGAACTGGCCGAAAGGGGGATCGCGCTGACGGAATTTGAGGCGACGCTCATGATCCTCGGTATCTACCAGGACACGCATTCTCTGGTGTCGTCGTCCACCACGCCGGAAGATTTTTACGCGGTCGGGCAGATGGTGAAGCTGGGCGCGGACCTGCAGGCCGTTTCGCAGTTCGTTGAGGGGCGGCTGAATCAGGAACAACGGGATGTGATGAAGGCCCTGAGCCAAAGTTTGGAAGTGAACACGTACAACGGGG
- a CDS encoding MoaD/ThiS family protein: MRVRIPSPLFSYTDHRDVVEAEGATLAEVLNDLDRRFPGLRFRVVDEQDRMRPHMRFFVNGEQEFDLNRPLQPADAIDIVQALSGG; this comes from the coding sequence ATGAGGGTGCGGATTCCCAGCCCGCTCTTTTCATACACGGACCATCGGGACGTGGTCGAGGCCGAAGGCGCGACGCTGGCCGAGGTTTTGAACGATCTTGACCGCCGGTTCCCCGGTCTTCGATTTCGGGTGGTTGACGAGCAGGACCGCATGCGCCCGCATATGCGGTTCTTCGTCAACGGTGAGCAGGAGTTCGATCTGAACCGGCCGCTCCAACCCGCCGATGCCATCGACATCGTGCAGGCGCTGAGCGGCGGTTGA
- a CDS encoding protein-disulfide reductase DsbD domain-containing protein, translating to MLCGFKPVQEFLKDRAEQIQIDVHAMAEKDVVQPGETFKIFVVAVPKKGWHFYSMQANGEDPTVATRLKIKQSSFDAVGDWAETPPTLVKDEALGRWVKVHSHRAEFSHTLSVPEDLTTGTHVVQGTLTYRICDNKVCALPQDRPFAFHVIVKAKE from the coding sequence ATGCTTTGCGGGTTCAAACCCGTCCAGGAATTTTTAAAAGATCGAGCCGAGCAGATTCAGATCGATGTCCACGCCATGGCGGAAAAGGACGTGGTGCAGCCCGGGGAGACTTTTAAAATTTTTGTTGTGGCGGTGCCGAAGAAAGGCTGGCATTTCTATTCCATGCAGGCCAACGGAGAAGATCCGACGGTCGCCACACGTCTCAAGATCAAGCAAAGTTCATTTGACGCGGTGGGGGACTGGGCGGAAACGCCGCCCACGCTGGTCAAGGATGAGGCGCTCGGCCGCTGGGTGAAGGTGCACAGTCACCGGGCCGAGTTTTCACACACGCTATCGGTGCCGGAAGACCTCACAACCGGAACGCATGTGGTGCAGGGCACCCTCACCTACCGAATCTGTGACAACAAGGTCTGCGCCCTTCCTCAGGACCGTCCCTTTGCGTTTCATGTTATAGTGAAAGCGAAAGAATGA
- a CDS encoding S41 family peptidase, protein MKTGKRTGIGKWLGVLGALALTLALIAPWNPAPGPSPLPTSAHAGFFDDDLEVFEEVLDLVAGNYVYPPDYKTLFESSIQGMIAKAPEKTLTVTDVYSGQVLKHNNTRLSYRLSFSRHENMGAFRSVYYFLANEYQGQLKKKDIEQAAIIGLMSSLDPYSLYMDKSDFERSMRDTEGQYGGVGMVITLQDLKLTVVRTLKNSPAERAGILPKDIISQVDGQTVEGMQINELAERLRGYPNTKVQIQVFRPSTSSTKEITLTREIISIETVEYKNMGDGVGYLSINSFSKQTNDQLQVALNLALEEGITAFIMDLRNNPGGLLSQSVKVASHFLNKGELIVYTRGRDRNDMQTYQALYKNTLTHLPLVVLINKQSASASEIVAGSLKDSGKALILGETSYGKGSVQTIFRMSDGSGLRLTTSKYYTPSGIDINQHGITPEILVEKDLPENGNSNARREAKGPKKESGSRARNLATHLKEAELIDYLKQKGYTITGSTDPLVEFAKLVVRDIQHPSKSHALAKARELANDIHY, encoded by the coding sequence ATGAAAACGGGCAAACGGACAGGCATCGGCAAATGGCTGGGGGTTCTGGGCGCGCTGGCGCTGACCCTCGCCCTGATCGCGCCGTGGAATCCCGCACCGGGTCCGTCTCCCCTGCCCACGTCCGCTCACGCGGGATTTTTCGATGACGACCTGGAAGTTTTCGAGGAGGTGCTGGACCTTGTGGCGGGAAATTACGTGTACCCACCCGACTACAAAACCCTGTTCGAATCCAGCATCCAGGGCATGATCGCCAAGGCACCGGAGAAAACCCTGACCGTAACCGATGTGTATTCCGGGCAGGTGTTGAAGCACAACAACACCCGACTGAGCTATCGTCTCAGTTTCAGCCGTCATGAAAATATGGGGGCGTTCCGGTCCGTTTACTACTTTCTCGCCAACGAATACCAGGGCCAGCTCAAGAAAAAAGACATCGAGCAGGCGGCCATCATCGGGCTCATGAGTTCTCTCGACCCCTACTCCCTGTACATGGACAAAAGCGATTTCGAGCGGTCGATGCGAGATACGGAGGGCCAATACGGCGGCGTGGGCATGGTGATCACCTTGCAGGACCTCAAACTCACGGTCGTGCGGACGCTCAAGAATTCGCCCGCCGAACGTGCTGGTATTCTGCCCAAGGACATCATCAGCCAGGTGGACGGGCAGACTGTGGAAGGCATGCAGATCAACGAACTGGCGGAACGCCTGCGTGGATACCCCAACACCAAAGTGCAGATCCAGGTTTTCCGACCATCCACCAGCTCTACAAAGGAAATCACCCTGACGCGCGAAATCATCTCCATCGAAACGGTGGAATACAAGAATATGGGCGACGGGGTCGGTTACCTTTCGATCAACAGTTTTTCCAAGCAGACCAACGACCAGCTGCAGGTGGCTTTGAACCTGGCCCTGGAGGAAGGGATCACCGCCTTCATCATGGACCTGCGGAACAATCCCGGCGGCCTGCTCAGCCAGTCGGTCAAGGTGGCCAGTCACTTCCTGAACAAGGGCGAATTGATCGTCTACACCCGGGGCCGAGACCGCAACGACATGCAGACTTACCAGGCGCTGTACAAGAACACGCTCACCCACCTTCCGCTCGTGGTGCTCATCAACAAGCAAAGCGCCAGTGCATCGGAGATCGTCGCCGGCTCACTGAAAGACTCCGGCAAGGCGCTCATCCTGGGCGAAACCTCCTACGGCAAGGGATCGGTGCAGACCATCTTCCGCATGAGCGACGGTTCCGGCCTGCGCCTGACCACGTCCAAGTACTACACGCCTTCGGGCATCGACATCAACCAGCACGGCATCACGCCGGAAATCCTTGTCGAAAAGGATTTGCCTGAGAACGGAAATTCAAATGCCCGGCGCGAGGCCAAAGGTCCGAAGAAAGAATCCGGTTCGCGTGCCCGCAACCTGGCAACGCATCTAAAGGAAGCCGAATTGATTGACTATCTCAAGCAAAAAGGCTATACCATCACCGGTTCCACCGATCCCCTCGTGGAGTTTGCCAAACTGGTGGTCCGCGATATCCAGCACCCCTCCAAAAGCCACGCCCTGGCCAAGGCGAGGGAGCTGGCCAACGACATTCATTACTGA
- a CDS encoding CBS domain-containing protein has product MVKLGADLQAVSQFVEGRLNQEQRDVMKALSQSLEVNTYNGVQIALAQATVEYYIGDLAVVVSRLLELENLKVLFAMVCLDNRVYVIGRSRTEEVNVGRILRELGGGGHPNAASASTSDRTLIQTREQLVSVLHEKVEPLNRIQHVMHSPVVSVQAKQSIIEVERTMTRFNLSTLPVVSSKKPVGLITRQVVEKAIHHKLGRERVEDFMAHEFAVTTPDAYFKTVVPSIIEAKQKVVPVVHPKTGHMLGIVSRGDLLRLLHQDMGRYAPEPYAALLDQGDLYVKNVKSLLRERLPKSVMTRLQDVSQLADELGVSVYGVGGFVRDLLLRIENLDLDIVVEGDGMQFARKLGKEYEARVVAHEKFGTSVVIFSDGFKIDVATARMEYYTHPAALPTVEMSSIKSDLFRRDFTFNALAIKLNGKDAFTLIDYFNGQKDLKDGVVRVLHNLSFVEDPCRAFRAVRFEQRLGFTIGKQTESFLKRAVTKKIVHKLSGTRLYNELMRMLEEKKPIRCFARMKELGLLQVIHPRMMNNNRNLQILERIEEIFALSNVIKLVERPDVGFVYFLGALYGMKNADLNQLATRLSLPAK; this is encoded by the coding sequence ATGGTGAAGCTGGGCGCGGACCTACAGGCCGTTTCGCAGTTCGTTGAGGGGCGGCTGAATCAGGAACAACGGGATGTGATGAAGGCCCTGAGCCAAAGTTTGGAAGTGAACACGTACAACGGGGTCCAGATCGCGCTCGCGCAGGCAACGGTGGAATATTACATCGGGGACCTGGCTGTGGTCGTTTCGCGGCTGCTGGAACTGGAAAACCTCAAGGTCCTGTTTGCAATGGTGTGCCTGGACAACCGGGTGTATGTCATCGGCAGAAGCCGCACCGAAGAAGTGAATGTGGGGCGCATCTTGAGGGAACTGGGCGGTGGGGGGCACCCGAATGCGGCCTCGGCCAGCACCTCGGACCGCACGCTCATCCAGACGCGGGAACAGCTTGTATCCGTCCTTCATGAAAAAGTCGAACCGCTCAACCGAATCCAGCATGTCATGCATTCCCCCGTGGTGTCCGTTCAGGCGAAGCAGAGCATCATCGAGGTGGAACGTACCATGACGCGGTTCAACCTCAGCACCCTTCCGGTGGTATCCAGCAAAAAACCGGTAGGCCTGATAACTCGCCAGGTGGTGGAAAAGGCCATCCATCACAAGCTGGGGCGTGAACGGGTGGAGGACTTCATGGCACACGAGTTTGCAGTAACGACTCCCGACGCGTACTTCAAGACGGTGGTTCCCAGCATCATCGAGGCCAAACAGAAGGTGGTGCCGGTGGTGCATCCCAAAACGGGTCACATGTTGGGCATCGTGAGCCGCGGCGATCTTCTGCGCCTCCTGCATCAGGACATGGGACGCTACGCCCCGGAGCCTTACGCAGCGCTGCTCGATCAAGGCGACCTTTATGTGAAAAACGTCAAAAGCCTGCTCCGGGAGCGGCTTCCGAAGTCCGTCATGACACGCCTCCAGGATGTTTCGCAACTGGCGGACGAACTCGGCGTTTCAGTGTATGGCGTCGGCGGATTCGTCCGCGACCTTCTTTTGCGTATCGAGAATCTCGATCTCGACATTGTGGTGGAAGGGGACGGCATGCAGTTTGCCCGCAAACTGGGGAAGGAATATGAAGCCCGCGTGGTGGCTCATGAAAAGTTCGGCACGTCGGTGGTCATTTTTTCCGACGGGTTCAAAATCGATGTTGCCACGGCTCGCATGGAATACTACACGCATCCCGCCGCCCTGCCGACGGTGGAGATGAGTTCGATCAAGTCCGACCTGTTCCGCCGCGACTTCACGTTCAACGCGCTGGCCATCAAGCTGAACGGCAAGGATGCGTTCACGCTGATCGATTACTTCAACGGCCAGAAGGACCTCAAGGACGGCGTGGTGCGCGTGCTCCACAACCTGAGTTTTGTTGAGGACCCCTGCCGTGCTTTCCGCGCCGTGCGGTTCGAACAGCGGCTCGGGTTCACCATCGGCAAGCAGACCGAGTCGTTTCTCAAGCGCGCGGTGACGAAAAAAATCGTGCACAAACTGAGCGGCACGCGCTTGTACAACGAACTCATGCGTATGCTGGAAGAGAAAAAACCGATCCGATGTTTCGCCCGCATGAAAGAGCTGGGGCTGTTGCAGGTCATTCATCCCCGAATGATGAACAACAACCGGAACCTTCAGATCCTGGAGCGTATCGAGGAAATTTTTGCACTGTCCAACGTCATCAAACTGGTGGAACGGCCGGACGTCGGATTCGTGTACTTTCTGGGTGCGTTGTACGGCATGAAAAACGCGGACCTCAACCAGCTTGCCACGCGGCTCAGCCTGCCGGCAAAAA
- a CDS encoding Mrp/NBP35 family ATP-binding protein: protein MELPVTGECRLLHTCEMCEYNNDNDCKADHNEHNRWLVNDRMNAIKYKIIVGSNKGGVGKSTVTTNLAIALAEKGFKVGLADADLHGPNIPKLINAESVRLRAHDDGISPYETKNGLKVASLGFLIEDPNMHIAWRDAVKYDFIIELLGNINWGELDYLLIDLPPGTGNEQITIIDFIGEVDGCVVVTTPQDLALLDARKMISFARDSNVPIVGIIENMSTLVCPHCEGEVDVFRKGGGQKLAEELVLPYLGSIPLDAEVAERSDTGDPIVLAKPDSKVTKAFLNLAENTHKFLNPEDALKAS from the coding sequence ATGGAATTACCGGTAACAGGAGAGTGCCGCCTGCTTCACACCTGCGAGATGTGTGAGTACAACAACGACAACGACTGTAAGGCGGACCACAACGAGCACAACCGATGGCTGGTCAATGACCGGATGAACGCGATCAAATATAAGATCATCGTCGGCAGCAACAAGGGTGGGGTGGGCAAAAGCACGGTGACCACCAACCTCGCCATCGCGCTGGCGGAAAAAGGGTTCAAAGTGGGCCTCGCCGATGCCGACCTGCACGGACCCAACATCCCGAAACTGATCAATGCCGAATCCGTGCGCCTGCGGGCTCATGACGACGGTATTTCACCCTACGAAACCAAGAACGGCCTCAAGGTGGCCTCGCTCGGTTTCCTGATCGAAGACCCCAACATGCACATCGCCTGGCGGGATGCGGTGAAATACGATTTCATCATTGAACTGCTGGGCAACATCAACTGGGGCGAACTGGACTACCTGCTGATCGACCTGCCTCCGGGCACCGGCAACGAACAGATCACCATCATCGACTTCATCGGCGAAGTGGATGGATGCGTGGTCGTCACCACCCCGCAGGACCTGGCCCTGCTCGACGCTCGAAAAATGATCTCGTTCGCCCGCGACAGCAACGTGCCCATCGTCGGCATCATCGAGAACATGAGCACCCTGGTCTGCCCGCACTGCGAAGGCGAGGTGGATGTGTTTCGTAAGGGAGGCGGCCAGAAACTGGCGGAGGAACTCGTCCTGCCCTATCTGGGAAGCATTCCACTGGATGCCGAAGTGGCGGAGCGTTCGGATACCGGTGACCCCATCGTTCTTGCCAAGCCGGACTCGAAAGTCACCAAGGCGTTTCTCAACCTGGCGGAAAACACGCACAAATTTCTCAACCCCGAAGATGCCTTGAAAGCCAGTTGA
- a CDS encoding WD40/YVTN/BNR-like repeat-containing protein — MARAASKKTAVRKSARSSARKKPASRTSKTGKLVILVGTRKGAWLYHGDTKRKTWKVSGPHFLGQIINHMVLDPRDGKTLLVAASTGHLGPTIFRSTNLGRKWEEAAGPPAFARSENGRSVDHTFWLQPGHASQPGVWYAGTSPQGLFRTEDAGKTWEPFSSINDDPQFLRWMGTVQDGTPDGPKLHSIIIDPRDPDHFYFAMSGGGVHESFDGGKTWEVLINGLDVVDGFDRGDPMFHDPHCVRLCPSNPDRLYQQNHCGIYRLDRPSKTWERIGKKMPKKVGDIGFPIVVHPRDDNTAWVFPMDGATVWPRTAVEGKPCAYVSRNGGKTWKRLDNGFPESQAWWTVKRQAMTGDHADPVGLYVGTTSGELWMSRDEGNKWTCMARHLPEIYSVEVAEAD, encoded by the coding sequence ATGGCACGCGCCGCTTCAAAAAAAACCGCAGTTCGCAAATCAGCCCGCTCCTCCGCCCGCAAGAAACCGGCGTCCCGCACTTCCAAAACCGGTAAACTCGTAATTCTGGTCGGGACCCGCAAGGGAGCCTGGCTGTATCACGGCGACACCAAACGCAAAACCTGGAAGGTGAGCGGACCTCACTTTCTCGGCCAGATCATAAACCACATGGTGCTCGACCCGCGCGACGGGAAAACCCTGCTCGTCGCCGCGAGCACGGGTCACCTGGGACCGACCATATTCCGCTCCACCAACCTGGGACGCAAATGGGAAGAGGCGGCCGGGCCTCCGGCATTTGCCCGGTCCGAGAACGGCCGCTCCGTCGATCACACCTTTTGGCTGCAACCGGGGCATGCGAGCCAGCCCGGTGTGTGGTACGCGGGCACCTCGCCCCAGGGCCTGTTCCGCACTGAAGATGCCGGCAAGACCTGGGAGCCGTTTTCCAGCATCAACGACGATCCGCAGTTTTTGCGCTGGATGGGCACGGTGCAGGACGGCACGCCCGATGGACCCAAGCTGCACTCGATCATCATCGATCCGCGCGACCCGGATCACTTCTACTTCGCCATGTCCGGTGGCGGGGTGCACGAATCGTTCGATGGAGGTAAAACCTGGGAGGTTTTGATAAACGGACTGGATGTGGTCGATGGATTCGACCGCGGCGACCCCATGTTTCACGACCCGCATTGCGTGCGTCTGTGCCCGAGCAACCCCGACCGCCTCTACCAGCAGAACCACTGCGGCATTTACCGCCTGGACCGTCCGTCGAAAACGTGGGAACGCATCGGTAAAAAAATGCCGAAGAAGGTGGGCGACATCGGCTTTCCCATTGTGGTGCACCCGAGGGATGACAACACCGCGTGGGTGTTTCCGATGGATGGCGCTACCGTCTGGCCGCGAACTGCGGTGGAGGGCAAGCCCTGCGCCTACGTCAGCAGGAACGGCGGCAAAACCTGGAAGCGCCTCGATAACGGTTTTCCGGAAAGCCAGGCGTGGTGGACGGTGAAGCGGCAGGCGATGACCGGGGACCACGCGGATCCGGTCGGTTTGTATGTCGGGACGACCAGTGGCGAGTTGTGGATGAGCCGCGATGAGGGAAACAAATGGACCTGCATGGCGCGCCACCTGCCGGAAATCTATTCCGTGGAAGTGGCGGAGGCGGACTGA
- a CDS encoding DsbA family protein, whose protein sequence is MAEETQPDVPNFHNNPRVAEVGEHDIRLDDLKNPQIQDMMQRLHSMQSILLKQKTIELLQDEHPEILEIRAARINREDIIRMYQEEMGLDDLEGLNSAAVQNMIRNYLERLRQDAYLKELNQRYEFAVNKGWVKDYFEAPNDFKLVAGIGTAMLWFKPDQKEPRKVFLMEYSDFLCPFCKKVQTTLNHLRQTYGDTVQFGYRHFPLHKEAFAIAEAVECARAQGRFWEYQSAVYKDPQAFKSEDALIRTAQDVGVDNLKDFKACMVEGRFRDRVERDFRQGIEIGIQGTPTFIIGTYNFTESTIHGEMFSGAVSSEQFVRTIEKYIQLSKN, encoded by the coding sequence ATGGCTGAAGAAACCCAGCCCGATGTCCCCAACTTTCACAACAATCCCCGAGTTGCTGAAGTGGGTGAACACGACATCCGCCTCGATGATCTTAAAAATCCACAGATCCAGGACATGATGCAACGTCTGCACAGCATGCAGAGCATCCTGCTCAAGCAGAAGACCATCGAACTGTTGCAGGACGAACATCCCGAAATTCTGGAAATCCGTGCGGCGCGTATCAATCGCGAAGACATCATCCGCATGTATCAGGAAGAGATGGGATTGGATGATCTCGAAGGCCTGAACTCCGCCGCGGTGCAGAACATGATCCGCAATTATTTGGAACGCCTGCGCCAGGATGCCTATCTGAAAGAGTTGAATCAGCGTTACGAGTTCGCCGTGAACAAGGGATGGGTGAAGGATTACTTCGAGGCGCCGAACGACTTCAAACTGGTTGCGGGCATTGGCACGGCCATGCTGTGGTTCAAGCCCGATCAAAAGGAACCGCGCAAGGTGTTCCTCATGGAGTATTCGGACTTTCTGTGCCCGTTCTGCAAAAAAGTGCAGACGACGTTGAACCACCTGCGCCAGACGTATGGCGACACGGTGCAGTTCGGTTACCGTCACTTTCCCCTGCACAAGGAAGCCTTCGCCATAGCCGAAGCCGTGGAATGCGCACGGGCACAGGGACGTTTCTGGGAATATCAGTCGGCGGTATACAAGGATCCGCAGGCGTTCAAGAGTGAAGATGCCCTGATCCGCACGGCACAGGACGTGGGTGTGGACAATCTGAAGGACTTCAAAGCCTGCATGGTGGAAGGCCGTTTTAGGGACCGGGTGGAAAGGGATTTCCGTCAGGGTATCGAAATCGGAATTCAGGGAACACCCACCTTCATCATCGGTACATACAATTTCACCGAATCCACCATCCACGGCGAGATGTTTTCCGGCGCCGTTTCCAGCGAACAGTTTGTCCGCACCATCGAAAAATACATCCAGCTCTCTAAAAACTAA
- a CDS encoding NCS2 family permease, with translation MSRWIAFLDRRFRISEQGSTPLTEMRAGTVTFLTASYIIFVQPAVMAQAGMDFGAVMTATCLAAALGCLIMGLGANYPIALAPGMGINFYFTYTVVMGQGIPWQVAMGAVFLSGIGLILLTVLRFREVIINSLPNDIKVGISVGIGLFIAFIGFVQGGIVMAHPGTLVQLAPLNSLPAMFTVAGVGLIGILLQRKIKGAILIGMGVMTLAAMPFGLVKFHGVVSLPPDLTPTLLQLDIMGALDLGLLTIAAVFLFVDLFDTAGTLVGVGHQGGFLKDGRLPRVNRALWPDSVATTAGSVLGTTTVTCYIESAAGVAEGGRTGLASVVTALLFLLALFFAPLAKMIGGGYHLDHDTILYPITAPVLVIVGAMMAGNVTCIDWKSWDEALPAFLIMIGMPLTYSIADGMALGFILYPVIKVACGKVRQVHWIMHVIAVMFLLRYLTV, from the coding sequence ATGAGCCGATGGATTGCGTTCCTCGACCGCCGTTTCCGCATCAGTGAGCAGGGCAGTACGCCGCTCACGGAAATGCGCGCCGGGACAGTGACGTTCCTCACCGCGTCGTACATCATCTTCGTGCAACCGGCGGTGATGGCGCAGGCCGGCATGGACTTCGGTGCGGTGATGACGGCGACCTGCCTTGCCGCGGCGCTGGGGTGCCTCATCATGGGTCTTGGCGCCAATTATCCGATCGCGCTTGCGCCCGGCATGGGCATCAATTTTTATTTCACCTACACCGTCGTCATGGGGCAGGGCATCCCGTGGCAGGTGGCGATGGGCGCGGTGTTTTTGTCCGGTATTGGGTTGATCCTGCTCACCGTGCTCCGCTTCCGCGAAGTCATCATCAACAGCCTGCCCAACGACATCAAGGTCGGCATCTCCGTCGGCATCGGTCTGTTCATTGCTTTCATCGGCTTTGTGCAGGGCGGGATCGTCATGGCGCATCCGGGCACCCTGGTGCAACTGGCCCCCTTGAATTCATTGCCCGCCATGTTCACCGTGGCAGGGGTGGGATTGATTGGAATCCTGCTCCAGAGAAAAATCAAGGGCGCCATCCTGATCGGCATGGGTGTGATGACACTCGCAGCTATGCCCTTCGGTCTCGTGAAATTCCACGGCGTGGTGTCCCTGCCCCCGGATTTGACTCCCACGCTGTTGCAACTGGACATCATGGGTGCGCTGGATCTGGGTCTGCTCACCATCGCCGCGGTGTTCCTGTTCGTCGATCTGTTCGACACCGCGGGCACGCTGGTGGGGGTGGGCCACCAGGGCGGGTTTCTGAAAGACGGGCGCCTGCCGCGCGTCAACCGGGCGTTGTGGCCGGATTCGGTGGCCACCACGGCGGGATCGGTGCTGGGCACCACCACCGTCACCTGCTACATCGAAAGCGCGGCGGGTGTCGCCGAGGGCGGGCGGACGGGTCTGGCCAGCGTGGTGACGGCGCTCCTCTTTCTGCTGGCCCTGTTTTTCGCGCCGCTGGCGAAAATGATCGGCGGCGGTTACCACCTCGACCACGACACGATTTTGTATCCCATCACCGCGCCGGTGCTCGTCATTGTCGGCGCCATGATGGCGGGGAACGTAACGTGCATCGACTGGAAGTCCTGGGACGAGGCCCTGCCGGCGTTTCTCATCATGATCGGCATGCCATTGACCTACAGCATCGCCGACGGCATGGCGCTGGGATTCATTCTCTACCCCGTAATCAAGGTGGCCTGTGGCAAGGTCCGACAGGTGCACTGGATCATGCATGTGATCGCCGTCATGTTCCTCCTGCGCTACCTTACCGTTTGA